One genomic segment of Arthrobacter sp. JZ12 includes these proteins:
- the acnA gene encoding aconitate hydratase AcnA, translated as MSSVDSFGSRGVLDVAGTRYEIFRLDAVEGARSLPYSLKVLLENLLRTEDGANITAEQIRALAGWNPEAQPDTEIQFTPARVIMQDFTGVPCVVDLATMREAVKELGGDPARVNPLAPAELVIDHSVQIDVFGNADSIERNMEIEYERNGERYQFLRWGQTAFDDFKVVPPGTGIVHQVNIEYLARTVMTRQVETEDGQVLRAYPDTCVGTDSHTTMVNGLGVLGWGVGGIEAEAAMLGQPVSMLIPRVVGFKLTGEIPAGATATDVVLTITEMLRKHGVVGKFVEFYGEGVAEVPLANRATIGNMSPEFGSTAAMFPIDDVTVEYLRLTGRSEEQVALVEAYAKEQGLWHDPSREIRFSEYLELNLSTVVPSIAGPKRPQDRIELTASKEQFRKDIQNYVTNSNEAALDEALEESFPASDVPAMTSTVKHSAASSANGRPSRPVEVTMADGREFVLDHGAVTIASITSCTNTSNPSVMLAAAILARNAVARGLSSKPWVKTSVAPGSKVVTDYYDKSGLTPYLEKLGFFIVGYGCATCIGNSGPLEEEISNAIHSNDLSVAAVLSGNRNFEGRINPDVKLNYLASPPLVIAYALAGSMDFDFEKDPLGQDESGADVFLRDIWPSPAEVQQVIDSSIDESMFAKGYEGVFDGDERWKALDTPEGSTFEWDEDSTYVRKPPYFDGIQAQPEPVSDIEGARVLARLGDSVTTDHISPAGSFKSDSPAGRYLLEHGVARKDFNSYGSRRGNHEVMIRGTFANIRLRNMLLDGVEGGFTRDFTQTGGPQTYVYDAAMNYQAADTPLVILAGKEYGSGSSRDWAAKGTALLGVKAVIAESYERIHRSNLIGMGVLPLQFPSGANAQSLGLTGTETFSIEGVTELNNGTTPATVRVTAVPEEDGEPVSFDAVLRIDTPGEADYYRNGGILQYVLRQLTAVR; from the coding sequence ATGAGTAGTGTGGACAGCTTCGGTTCCAGGGGCGTACTGGATGTCGCTGGAACCAGGTACGAGATCTTCCGTCTGGATGCGGTCGAGGGCGCCCGGAGCCTGCCCTACAGCCTCAAAGTCCTGCTTGAAAATCTGCTGCGCACCGAAGACGGCGCAAACATCACCGCCGAACAAATCCGTGCCCTGGCCGGCTGGAACCCTGAGGCCCAGCCTGACACCGAAATTCAGTTCACGCCGGCGCGCGTCATCATGCAGGACTTCACCGGGGTTCCCTGCGTGGTCGACCTCGCGACGATGCGTGAGGCTGTCAAGGAACTCGGCGGAGACCCTGCACGTGTCAATCCCCTGGCGCCGGCCGAGCTGGTGATTGACCACTCTGTGCAGATCGACGTCTTCGGCAACGCGGACTCCATTGAGCGGAACATGGAGATCGAGTATGAGCGCAATGGCGAGCGTTACCAGTTCCTGCGCTGGGGACAGACCGCTTTCGACGACTTCAAGGTGGTCCCACCTGGAACCGGTATTGTCCACCAGGTAAACATCGAATACCTGGCCCGCACCGTGATGACCCGGCAAGTGGAAACCGAGGACGGCCAGGTGCTCCGGGCCTACCCGGACACCTGTGTGGGCACGGACTCGCACACCACCATGGTGAACGGCCTGGGCGTGCTCGGCTGGGGTGTCGGCGGCATCGAGGCCGAGGCAGCCATGCTCGGACAGCCCGTATCCATGCTCATCCCCCGCGTTGTCGGCTTCAAGCTCACCGGTGAGATTCCCGCCGGCGCCACCGCGACCGACGTCGTACTGACCATCACCGAGATGCTGCGCAAGCACGGCGTCGTCGGCAAGTTCGTCGAGTTCTACGGCGAGGGCGTGGCCGAGGTACCGCTGGCCAACCGCGCCACCATCGGCAACATGAGCCCCGAGTTCGGCTCCACCGCAGCGATGTTCCCTATTGATGACGTCACCGTTGAGTATCTGCGCCTCACCGGACGCAGCGAGGAACAGGTCGCCCTCGTCGAGGCCTACGCCAAGGAGCAGGGCCTCTGGCACGATCCGTCGCGCGAGATCCGGTTTTCTGAATACCTGGAACTGAACCTGTCCACGGTTGTGCCTTCCATCGCGGGACCGAAGCGCCCGCAGGACCGCATCGAGCTGACGGCTTCCAAGGAGCAGTTCCGGAAGGACATCCAAAACTACGTCACCAACTCCAACGAGGCCGCACTGGATGAGGCCCTGGAGGAGTCTTTCCCTGCCTCCGATGTCCCCGCAATGACGTCCACGGTCAAGCACTCTGCCGCCTCCTCCGCGAACGGCCGCCCCTCAAGGCCGGTTGAGGTAACCATGGCCGACGGGCGCGAATTCGTCCTGGATCATGGAGCGGTCACTATTGCCTCGATCACCTCGTGCACCAACACCTCGAACCCGTCGGTGATGCTGGCTGCCGCGATCCTTGCACGCAACGCCGTGGCGAGGGGACTGTCCTCGAAGCCCTGGGTAAAGACTTCAGTGGCTCCCGGATCGAAGGTCGTCACCGACTACTACGACAAGTCGGGTCTCACGCCGTATCTCGAGAAGCTCGGTTTTTTCATCGTCGGATACGGGTGCGCCACCTGCATTGGGAATTCCGGTCCGCTCGAGGAGGAGATATCCAATGCCATCCACTCCAACGACCTCTCGGTCGCGGCGGTGCTGTCGGGCAACCGCAACTTCGAGGGGCGTATCAACCCCGACGTGAAGCTGAACTACCTGGCCTCGCCTCCGCTTGTGATCGCCTATGCCCTGGCCGGTTCCATGGACTTCGATTTTGAGAAGGATCCGCTCGGACAGGACGAGTCGGGTGCGGATGTTTTCCTCCGCGACATCTGGCCGAGCCCCGCCGAGGTCCAGCAGGTCATCGACTCCTCGATCGACGAGTCGATGTTCGCGAAGGGTTACGAGGGCGTCTTCGACGGGGACGAACGCTGGAAGGCGCTCGACACTCCGGAGGGCAGCACCTTCGAGTGGGATGAAGACTCCACCTACGTGCGCAAGCCCCCATATTTCGACGGCATCCAGGCGCAGCCTGAGCCGGTATCGGACATCGAGGGAGCACGCGTGCTCGCCCGGCTGGGCGATTCCGTGACCACCGACCACATCAGTCCCGCAGGATCCTTCAAATCGGACAGCCCGGCGGGCCGTTACCTTCTTGAGCACGGGGTGGCACGAAAAGACTTCAACTCCTATGGGTCCCGCCGCGGCAACCACGAGGTAATGATCCGCGGAACATTCGCGAATATCCGCCTGCGGAACATGCTTCTGGACGGCGTCGAGGGCGGATTTACCCGCGACTTTACCCAGACCGGTGGCCCGCAGACCTATGTCTACGATGCTGCGATGAATTATCAGGCGGCCGACACTCCGCTGGTGATCCTTGCGGGCAAAGAGTACGGGTCCGGGTCTTCGCGCGACTGGGCTGCGAAGGGCACTGCGCTGCTTGGCGTGAAGGCCGTCATCGCCGAAAGCTATGAGCGTATCCACCGCTCCAACCTGATCGGGATGGGCGTGCTCCCGCTTCAGTTTCCGTCGGGCGCAAACGCCCAGTCCCTCGGATTGACGGGTACCGAGACGTTCTCGATCGAGGGCGTCACTGAACTCAACAACGGCACCACGCCGGCAACGGTTCGGGTGACTGCGGTTCCGGAGGAAGACGGCGAGCCGGTGTCCTTCGATGCGGTCCTTCGTATCGACACACCGGGAGAAGCGGATTACTACCGCAACGGCGGCATCCTGCAGTATGTTCTGCGGCAATTGACGGCGGTCAGGTAG
- the dxs gene encoding 1-deoxy-D-xylulose-5-phosphate synthase, whose protein sequence is MGLLETIHSPQDLTRLSGQQLSRLAAEIRTFLISKVSRTGGHLGPNLGVVELTIGIHRVFDSPRDSIVFDTGHQSYVHKLLTGRQDFGSLRQQGGLSGYPSRSESVHDIVESSHASSSLSWADGISRARVLNGENDRTAVVVIGDGALTGGMAWEAINNIAADKRRRVVIVVNDNGRSYAPTIGGVADYLASLRPTLDTVRTHRVYEGTLDWWKRKLQNGGSLGRFAYKSLHATKKGVKDWWAPQGLFEDLGMKYIGPINGHDLAAVEHALSQAKKYGGPVIVHAITEKGHGYAPARADEADQFHAVGIIDPETGEPVESGGVQSWTSVFADEIAAIADERKDIVGITGAMLIPVGLHKFAARHPDRVFDVGIAEQHALTSAAGMAFGGLHPVVALYATFLNRAFDQLLMDVALHKAGVTIVLDRSGVTGPDGASHHGMWDLSMLQIVPGLHLAAPRDATRLREELREAVAIDDAPSVVRYSKGSVGHEVEAIERLDDGVDVLRRRPAGSSQNDVLIVSVGAMSELALDVSDRLGAQGISSTVIDPRWVLPVARSVIRMAAEHRIVVVIEDGVRAGGVGSRIRQEMRSAGVDTALNEVGLPVEFLDHGSRSEVMERVGLTPRKVAQDIVEQVLGTKVPVARPLPGEVPTATGQLPKL, encoded by the coding sequence ATGGGACTCCTGGAGACCATCCATAGCCCACAGGACCTCACCAGGTTGTCAGGACAACAGCTTTCACGTCTGGCAGCAGAAATCCGCACCTTCCTCATCAGCAAGGTTTCCCGCACCGGCGGACACCTCGGGCCGAATCTCGGCGTTGTCGAGCTGACCATCGGGATCCACCGCGTCTTCGACTCGCCGCGCGACAGCATCGTGTTCGACACCGGGCACCAGTCGTATGTGCACAAGCTCCTCACCGGCCGCCAGGACTTCGGTTCGTTGAGGCAGCAGGGCGGGCTGTCAGGTTATCCGTCCCGTTCCGAGTCAGTGCACGACATCGTGGAGAGTTCGCACGCGTCATCCTCCCTTTCCTGGGCCGACGGTATCTCCCGGGCGCGCGTCCTCAACGGAGAGAACGACCGCACCGCCGTCGTCGTCATCGGTGACGGCGCGCTCACCGGCGGCATGGCGTGGGAAGCGATCAACAACATTGCGGCGGACAAGCGCCGGCGCGTTGTCATCGTGGTCAATGACAACGGCCGTTCCTACGCTCCCACTATCGGCGGAGTTGCCGACTACCTTGCGTCGCTGCGCCCGACGCTCGATACCGTGCGCACCCACCGCGTATATGAGGGAACGCTCGACTGGTGGAAGCGGAAGCTGCAGAACGGCGGCTCCCTCGGCCGTTTCGCCTACAAGAGCCTGCACGCCACCAAGAAGGGCGTCAAGGACTGGTGGGCGCCGCAGGGTCTGTTCGAGGACCTCGGGATGAAATACATCGGCCCTATCAACGGCCATGACCTCGCGGCCGTGGAACATGCCCTCAGCCAGGCGAAAAAGTACGGCGGTCCGGTGATCGTGCACGCAATCACCGAGAAAGGCCACGGCTACGCCCCGGCGCGGGCCGACGAGGCTGACCAGTTCCACGCTGTGGGGATCATCGACCCGGAGACCGGGGAACCGGTCGAGAGCGGGGGAGTGCAGTCCTGGACCTCGGTCTTCGCAGATGAGATTGCGGCCATCGCCGATGAGCGCAAGGACATTGTCGGCATCACCGGCGCCATGCTGATCCCGGTCGGGCTGCACAAGTTTGCTGCCCGGCACCCGGACCGCGTGTTCGACGTCGGGATCGCCGAGCAGCATGCCCTCACCAGCGCAGCCGGGATGGCTTTCGGCGGCCTGCACCCCGTGGTTGCGCTGTATGCCACCTTCCTGAACCGAGCCTTCGACCAGCTCCTCATGGACGTCGCCCTGCATAAGGCGGGGGTCACAATCGTGCTCGACCGCTCAGGCGTCACCGGTCCGGACGGGGCAAGCCACCACGGGATGTGGGACCTGTCGATGCTGCAGATCGTGCCGGGCCTGCACCTGGCCGCCCCCCGCGACGCCACCCGGCTGCGGGAGGAACTGCGCGAGGCCGTGGCGATCGACGACGCGCCGTCCGTAGTCCGCTACTCGAAGGGTAGCGTCGGACACGAGGTGGAAGCCATTGAGCGGCTAGATGACGGTGTGGACGTCCTGCGTCGCAGGCCGGCCGGGTCGAGTCAGAACGATGTCCTTATTGTCAGTGTGGGCGCCATGAGCGAACTTGCCCTTGACGTGTCCGACCGGCTCGGTGCGCAGGGGATCAGCTCCACCGTCATCGATCCGCGCTGGGTGCTGCCCGTTGCGCGGTCGGTCATCCGGATGGCTGCCGAGCACCGCATCGTCGTCGTTATCGAGGACGGAGTTCGAGCAGGCGGCGTCGGTTCCCGCATCCGCCAGGAGATGCGCTCGGCTGGAGTGGACACCGCGCTCAACGAGGTAGGACTGCCGGTTGAGTTCCTCGATCACGGCTCACGCAGCGAGGTGATGGAACGCGTCGGTCTGACTCCTCGCAAGGTGGCACAGGACATCGTGGAACAGGTGCTCGGCACCAAGGTTCCCGTTGCCCGTCCGCTGCCGGGCGAGGTACCGACGGCGACCGGTCAGCTTCCCAAGCTCTGA
- a CDS encoding vitamin K epoxide reductase family protein, with translation MAGSARGGTAPGAADGNPAREGSVPAFAMDRGIAWVLAVCGLVGFLASGQLVLERLALYADPNYVTSCDISPFVSCGEVFRTSQAALFGFPNPLIGIVAFPVVITTAMALFSGARFGRWYWRGLQAGVTLGFIFVIWLWSQALFAIHILCIYCMVVWAAMIVLIVLLTTRNVIRGDLPAPAALRRFLAEWAWPLTVLLLVATAASVFFSFSAAFLG, from the coding sequence ATGGCAGGCAGCGCCCGCGGCGGGACAGCCCCTGGGGCAGCAGACGGAAACCCGGCACGTGAGGGCTCGGTCCCCGCTTTCGCTATGGACCGGGGAATCGCCTGGGTCCTTGCGGTGTGCGGGCTCGTCGGATTTCTCGCCTCGGGTCAGCTTGTCCTCGAACGCTTGGCCCTCTACGCAGACCCCAATTACGTAACCTCGTGCGACATCAGCCCGTTCGTCTCATGCGGTGAGGTGTTCCGCACGTCGCAGGCTGCCCTGTTCGGCTTTCCCAATCCGCTCATCGGAATTGTTGCCTTCCCAGTGGTGATCACCACGGCCATGGCGCTGTTCTCCGGTGCGCGCTTCGGCCGGTGGTACTGGCGCGGGCTGCAGGCCGGCGTGACGCTGGGCTTCATCTTTGTGATCTGGCTCTGGAGTCAGGCCCTCTTCGCGATCCACATCCTGTGCATCTACTGCATGGTGGTGTGGGCAGCCATGATCGTGCTGATCGTCCTGCTCACCACGCGCAACGTGATCCGCGGCGACCTGCCGGCACCGGCTGCCCTTCGCCGCTTCCTGGCTGAATGGGCCTGGCCGCTCACGGTCCTGCTCCTGGTGGCAACTGCTGCCTCGGTGTTCTTCAGCTTCTCCGCCGCGTTCCTCGGCTGA
- a CDS encoding Rne/Rng family ribonuclease, which produces MDINASDSAEVLTSGAPQEAPAQDSGQEAPARKPVRTRRRKADDAAASDLVPSPVISEAAAPAATGEAEAQEESGTLVQKPVRARRTRKTNVEGTEAVTAAEPAAVDGDAAGAAVARTDENAGTAAEAAADASATADAGTGAGTDAVAAAPTRRRRARKADAAPEAPEAAETTEATEAAQIPEAAQPEAAEGSADEDTPARTRRTRSSRSRSNKAAVPADAAPAEPLSVEPVGTAEPAQENEEAVRTTGSGGVEAEATAAEMSGTDEVPETDAADEAGKTAAASAQVPEPFTVPDSPVSLLFHAPDLTAVVPRAATKAAPVEDDTEDSDGDEESRGRRRSRRNRNRNRSGEGEGTESESKPQSSESPDEGESVTSRRRRRRRRGDEDLELTGGQDDDPPNTVTRVRAPRQSQEAVSDRVTSVKGSTRLEAKKQRRRESRDSGRRRHVITEAEFLARRESVDRQMVVRQRDDRIQIAVMEDGVLAEHFVSKTQQDSLIGNVYLGKVQNVLPSMEAAFIDIGRGRNAVLYAGEVNWDAAGLDGQPRRIELALKSGDSVLVQVTKDPVGHKGARLTSQISLPGRYLVYVPGGSMTGISRKLPDVERNRLKRILKDRLPENAGVIVRTAAEGASEEELTHDINRLRSQWEAIEGKAASTKTLAPELLYGEPDLTIKVVRDVFNEDFSKLIVSGEEAWDTIEAYVMYVAPDLVGRLEKWTVDEDIFAARRIDEQIHKALERKVFLPSGGSLVIDRTEAMTVVDVNTGKFTGSGGNLEETVTKNNLEAAEEVVRQLRLRDIGGIIVIDFIDMVLEANRDLVLRRLVECLGRDRTKHQVAEVTSLGLVQMTRKRMGTGLLEVFGENCEHCGGRGVVTHDEPVEHRRHAVSPDNHQQHLRQEKISRSERKRRARNQQQEEQAPAPEQKSDDAERQARAEAARAALANIAAATHAAHEHEDHPVEPAASSAAVLTINGEKVSLPRGESVPAPVREEPRLTLESLTEAFNRFPSAAQDDASATASVEPGEPVEPAAEVEKEQARPTQQPVQGEPEAPSSSRRKRRHRAASSAQGSAATSTIERAAEAEVQHAAGTQHVARAHTPAPKPQTTEEPTILGVGVPASEL; this is translated from the coding sequence ATGGATATCAACGCATCAGATTCCGCAGAGGTTCTGACAAGCGGGGCCCCGCAGGAAGCCCCGGCACAGGACTCAGGGCAGGAAGCGCCGGCCCGCAAGCCAGTGCGCACCCGTCGCAGGAAGGCCGACGACGCCGCAGCCTCGGACTTGGTTCCCTCGCCTGTGATCTCCGAAGCGGCGGCGCCTGCCGCAACCGGCGAGGCGGAAGCCCAGGAGGAAAGCGGGACGCTAGTTCAAAAGCCGGTGCGCGCCAGGCGAACCCGCAAGACAAACGTCGAGGGCACCGAAGCCGTGACCGCGGCGGAGCCAGCGGCTGTTGACGGCGACGCAGCCGGCGCGGCAGTTGCACGCACTGATGAGAATGCCGGTACGGCTGCTGAAGCCGCTGCTGATGCGTCCGCTACTGCTGATGCAGGTACTGGTGCTGGTACTGATGCAGTCGCAGCAGCGCCGACCCGTCGCCGTCGGGCACGGAAGGCAGATGCCGCACCGGAAGCACCAGAGGCAGCAGAGACAACCGAAGCAACCGAAGCAGCGCAAATCCCCGAAGCAGCGCAGCCGGAGGCAGCTGAAGGATCCGCCGACGAGGACACTCCGGCGCGGACGCGACGCACCCGCTCATCGCGATCCCGCTCGAACAAGGCTGCAGTCCCTGCCGATGCAGCACCCGCAGAACCGTTGTCCGTAGAACCGGTCGGAACTGCGGAACCCGCGCAGGAAAACGAAGAAGCCGTGCGCACGACTGGATCCGGCGGTGTCGAGGCGGAAGCGACAGCGGCGGAGATGTCCGGAACTGACGAGGTGCCGGAAACAGATGCGGCGGACGAGGCAGGCAAGACCGCTGCTGCCTCCGCTCAGGTGCCCGAACCCTTCACGGTCCCGGACTCGCCCGTCTCGCTGCTCTTCCACGCACCGGACCTGACTGCCGTCGTCCCGCGCGCCGCTACCAAGGCTGCTCCGGTCGAGGACGACACCGAAGACTCTGACGGGGACGAGGAGTCCCGCGGCCGCCGCCGAAGCCGGCGCAACAGGAACCGGAACCGCTCAGGCGAGGGCGAAGGCACGGAATCGGAGTCCAAGCCGCAGAGCAGCGAATCGCCGGACGAGGGTGAATCGGTGACGTCGCGCCGCCGTCGTCGTCGTCGCCGCGGTGATGAGGACCTGGAACTGACCGGCGGGCAGGATGACGATCCGCCGAACACCGTGACGCGTGTTCGTGCACCGCGCCAGAGCCAGGAAGCCGTGTCCGACCGCGTCACCAGCGTGAAGGGCTCAACGCGGTTGGAGGCGAAGAAGCAGCGCCGCCGTGAATCACGCGACTCCGGCCGTCGCCGCCACGTCATCACCGAGGCCGAGTTCCTGGCGCGGCGCGAGTCCGTCGACCGCCAGATGGTCGTCCGCCAGCGCGACGACAGGATCCAGATCGCCGTCATGGAGGACGGCGTGCTGGCAGAGCACTTCGTCTCCAAGACTCAGCAGGACTCCCTGATCGGGAACGTGTACCTCGGCAAGGTCCAGAACGTCCTGCCCAGCATGGAGGCAGCCTTCATCGATATCGGGCGCGGGCGCAACGCGGTGCTGTACGCCGGTGAGGTGAACTGGGACGCCGCCGGGCTGGACGGCCAGCCGCGCCGCATCGAGCTGGCGCTGAAGTCGGGTGATTCGGTACTGGTCCAGGTCACCAAGGACCCGGTGGGCCACAAGGGCGCCCGCCTTACCAGCCAGATCTCCCTGCCCGGCCGCTACCTCGTGTACGTACCGGGTGGATCGATGACCGGCATCTCGCGGAAGCTACCCGACGTCGAACGCAACCGGCTCAAGCGCATCCTCAAGGACCGCCTGCCCGAGAATGCAGGCGTCATTGTGCGCACCGCCGCAGAGGGTGCCAGCGAAGAGGAGCTCACGCACGACATCAACCGCCTGCGTTCCCAGTGGGAAGCGATCGAGGGTAAGGCGGCATCAACCAAGACGCTCGCTCCCGAACTGCTGTACGGGGAGCCCGACCTCACCATCAAGGTGGTCCGCGACGTCTTCAACGAGGACTTCTCCAAGCTGATCGTCTCCGGCGAGGAGGCTTGGGACACCATCGAGGCCTACGTCATGTACGTTGCCCCCGACCTGGTGGGCAGGCTCGAGAAATGGACCGTGGATGAAGACATCTTCGCTGCGCGGCGTATCGATGAGCAGATCCACAAGGCGCTGGAGCGGAAGGTGTTCCTCCCGTCCGGCGGTTCGCTGGTGATCGACCGGACTGAGGCGATGACCGTCGTCGACGTCAACACCGGAAAGTTCACCGGCAGCGGCGGCAACCTCGAAGAGACGGTGACCAAGAACAACCTCGAGGCCGCCGAGGAAGTTGTGCGCCAGCTGAGGCTGCGTGACATCGGCGGCATCATTGTCATCGACTTCATCGACATGGTGCTTGAAGCCAACCGTGACCTGGTTCTGCGCCGACTGGTCGAGTGCCTCGGACGCGACCGCACCAAGCACCAGGTTGCCGAGGTGACCTCGCTCGGCCTGGTCCAGATGACACGGAAGCGCATGGGCACCGGCCTGCTTGAGGTCTTCGGTGAGAACTGTGAGCACTGTGGCGGACGCGGCGTCGTCACCCATGACGAGCCGGTCGAGCACCGTCGCCACGCAGTCTCGCCTGATAACCACCAGCAGCACCTGCGCCAGGAGAAGATATCCCGCAGCGAGCGCAAGCGCCGGGCGCGGAACCAGCAGCAGGAGGAGCAGGCACCGGCACCGGAGCAGAAGTCCGACGACGCCGAACGGCAGGCGCGTGCCGAGGCTGCCCGTGCCGCCCTGGCCAACATCGCTGCTGCCACCCATGCAGCACATGAACACGAAGATCATCCGGTTGAGCCGGCAGCGTCCTCTGCGGCTGTCCTGACGATAAATGGGGAGAAGGTGAGCCTTCCGCGCGGTGAGAGTGTTCCTGCTCCCGTTCGCGAGGAGCCCCGCCTGACGCTGGAGAGCCTCACGGAAGCCTTCAACCGCTTCCCTTCGGCAGCACAGGATGACGCATCCGCAACTGCGTCGGTGGAGCCCGGGGAGCCGGTAGAGCCGGCCGCCGAGGTTGAGAAGGAACAGGCACGCCCCACCCAGCAGCCGGTGCAGGGGGAGCCTGAAGCTCCGTCGTCGAGCCGGCGGAAGCGGCGCCACCGGGCTGCCAGCAGCGCGCAGGGCTCGGCCGCCACATCGACTATCGAGCGGGCTGCCGAGGCGGAGGTTCAGCATGCGGCGGGAACACAGCATGTAGCCCGCGCGCACACGCCCGCGCCGAAGCCGCAGACTACCGAGGAACCTACGATCCTCGGGGTAGGGGTTCCTGCTTCGGAGCTCTAG
- a CDS encoding bifunctional hydroxymethylpyrimidine kinase/phosphomethylpyrimidine kinase: protein MSIRTLVQHPEDIESPENHGNRENPAQPVRVTTIPRVLSIAGTDPTGGAGIQADLKSIGAQGGYGMAVVTSLVAQNTLGVRSVHTPPPAFLEEQLRAVSDDVVIDAVKIGMLGDAQTIHTVKEWLPLVAGAVVVLDPVMVATSGDRLLAADAEEALRGLVPLADLVTPNLPELAVLVNEPVAANWEAALKQGERLALSTGTAVLVKGGHLAGTDCPDALVDPSAGTAVVTVVGGPRVQTRHTHGTGCSLSAALATVHAQTGNWEQSLRSVKNWLQGALERAGELEVGHGNGPIHHFHSFVPSAGSSAGSSAGSSAGSSAGSSAGKQPGDTRPFSEQAWERTTRTRTAVESLSFVTALGNGTLPADQFAYYLEQDALYLRGYSRVLARASSLAPSEAEQLFWAASAQNCLEVESELHRTWLSGRTLDAGQGPVTKAYVDHLLAAAGNASYPVLVAAVLPCYWLYAHVGIALHSRWVGSEGAEEHAYAAWMATYADPAFAAATERAIAFADAAFAAASEEDRSAMLEAFEASAWYEHEFFDAPTRLNLRESAKLP from the coding sequence ATGAGTATTCGCACGCTCGTGCAGCACCCAGAAGACATTGAAAGCCCTGAGAACCACGGGAACCGGGAAAACCCTGCACAGCCCGTGCGGGTGACCACCATTCCGCGCGTGCTGAGTATTGCGGGGACTGATCCGACGGGCGGAGCAGGGATTCAGGCGGACCTGAAGAGCATCGGTGCCCAGGGCGGGTACGGCATGGCGGTTGTTACCTCGCTCGTTGCCCAGAACACCCTTGGTGTGCGAAGCGTGCATACCCCGCCGCCCGCATTCCTTGAGGAGCAGCTTCGCGCCGTCAGCGACGACGTGGTAATCGATGCGGTGAAGATCGGCATGCTGGGGGATGCGCAGACCATCCACACGGTGAAGGAGTGGCTCCCGCTCGTGGCGGGTGCCGTCGTCGTGCTTGATCCGGTCATGGTGGCCACCAGCGGAGACCGCCTTCTGGCAGCCGACGCCGAGGAAGCCCTGCGCGGGCTGGTTCCGCTGGCCGATCTGGTGACGCCGAACCTTCCCGAACTCGCTGTGCTGGTCAACGAACCCGTCGCTGCGAACTGGGAGGCTGCCCTGAAGCAGGGCGAACGGCTTGCTTTGTCCACCGGCACAGCGGTGCTCGTCAAGGGCGGCCATCTGGCCGGAACCGATTGCCCGGACGCACTGGTTGATCCCTCCGCGGGTACGGCCGTCGTTACGGTTGTGGGCGGACCCCGCGTGCAGACCCGGCACACTCACGGAACCGGCTGCTCCCTGTCTGCTGCCCTGGCCACAGTCCATGCACAGACCGGCAACTGGGAACAGTCCCTGCGATCGGTCAAGAACTGGCTGCAGGGTGCCCTTGAGCGGGCCGGCGAACTGGAGGTGGGTCACGGCAACGGACCGATCCACCACTTCCATTCCTTCGTACCCTCCGCCGGTTCCTCCGCCGGTTCCTCCGCCGGTTCCTCCGCCGGTTCCTCGGCCGGTTCCTCCGCCGGCAAGCAGCCGGGCGATACCAGGCCGTTCAGCGAGCAGGCCTGGGAGCGAACCACCCGAACCCGCACGGCGGTTGAGTCCCTGAGCTTCGTAACGGCGCTGGGCAACGGTACGCTACCCGCCGACCAGTTTGCCTACTACCTTGAGCAGGACGCTCTGTACCTCCGGGGCTACTCGCGCGTTCTGGCCAGGGCAAGCTCCCTCGCTCCAAGCGAAGCCGAGCAGCTCTTCTGGGCTGCGTCCGCGCAGAACTGCCTGGAGGTTGAGTCGGAACTGCACCGCACCTGGCTCTCGGGCCGCACCCTTGACGCCGGTCAGGGCCCGGTTACCAAGGCGTATGTTGACCATCTGCTGGCGGCCGCAGGGAATGCGAGCTACCCCGTCCTCGTTGCGGCCGTGCTGCCCTGCTACTGGCTGTACGCGCACGTGGGAATCGCGCTTCATTCCCGGTGGGTGGGGTCCGAGGGTGCGGAGGAGCACGCGTACGCAGCGTGGATGGCGACCTACGCCGACCCGGCCTTTGCCGCGGCCACCGAGCGCGCAATCGCCTTCGCGGATGCGGCGTTCGCGGCTGCTTCGGAAGAGGACCGGTCGGCTATGCTTGAAGCCTTCGAAGCCTCCGCCTGGTACGAGCACGAGTTTTTCGACGCGCCGACGCGGCTCAATTTGCGGGAATCCGCGAAATTGCCGTAA
- the rplU gene encoding 50S ribosomal protein L21, whose amino-acid sequence MVYAIVRAGGRQEKVSVGDLVTLDRVPGEAGTSFQLPALLLVDGDKVTSAAQDLAKVTVTAEIVENLRGPKIVIQKFKNKTGYKKRQGHRSELTKVKITGIK is encoded by the coding sequence GTGGTGTACGCGATTGTCCGCGCAGGCGGCCGCCAAGAAAAGGTTTCAGTGGGAGACCTCGTTACCCTTGACCGCGTCCCCGGTGAGGCCGGCACCAGCTTCCAGCTGCCTGCTCTCCTTCTGGTAGACGGCGACAAGGTGACGTCAGCAGCACAGGACCTGGCAAAGGTTACTGTCACTGCCGAGATCGTCGAGAATCTTCGCGGCCCGAAGATTGTAATCCAGAAGTTCAAGAACAAGACCGGCTACAAGAAGCGCCAGGGTCACCGTTCCGAGCTCACCAAGGTGAAGATCACGGGCATCAAGTAA